From one Zhongshania sp. R06B22 genomic stretch:
- the tolB gene encoding Tol-Pal system beta propeller repeat protein TolB, producing the protein MLIRVITALIFLMVSTVSMADLTIEINKGNDDPVPVAIVPFGWQSGLTVAEDIASIVESDLHRSGQFAPLSRSDMLGRPRNSTEVYYRDWKSLGVDYVVVGTLSQEVTGTITASYELLDVNTQRVILAGKESVSIDTPRYLAHTVSDKIYEKLTNIRGAFRTKLLYVSAVREGGNRTRFRLLKSDIDGANESVLFDSREPIMAPTWSPDGQKIAYVSFETMRPAIYIQDLRTNARTQLTSFRGLNSSPAFSPDGTKMAMVLSKDGSPDIYVMDLATENLQRITNHFAIDTEPAWMPDGKSIVFTSDRGGKPQIYKVELSSGSVERVTFEGDYNARARVLADGLGLVMVHRKNGNFHIAVMDLKRNRVEILTTTNLDESPSVAPNASMLLYATQYDGKGILAAVSIDGGVRYKLPSRFGDVREPAWSPFLQ; encoded by the coding sequence TGGTCAGCACGGTATCTATGGCTGACCTCACTATTGAAATAAACAAGGGTAATGATGACCCTGTGCCAGTCGCCATCGTGCCTTTTGGCTGGCAGTCAGGCCTGACTGTTGCGGAAGATATTGCATCCATTGTTGAAAGTGATTTACATCGCAGTGGTCAGTTTGCACCCTTGAGCCGCTCCGATATGTTGGGGCGGCCGCGTAACTCTACTGAAGTCTATTACCGCGACTGGAAAAGCCTCGGCGTTGACTATGTTGTGGTTGGCACGCTTTCCCAAGAAGTCACGGGTACGATAACCGCAAGTTACGAGCTTTTAGACGTAAATACCCAGCGCGTTATACTCGCTGGCAAAGAATCCGTCAGTATTGATACGCCCCGCTACCTCGCGCACACGGTCAGCGATAAAATATATGAAAAACTCACAAATATTCGTGGTGCTTTTCGCACTAAATTGCTTTATGTTTCTGCCGTTCGCGAGGGGGGTAACCGAACCCGCTTCCGCTTGCTGAAAAGCGATATCGATGGGGCCAATGAATCGGTGTTATTCGACAGTCGAGAGCCAATTATGGCGCCGACGTGGTCGCCTGATGGTCAGAAAATTGCTTATGTATCATTTGAAACAATGCGCCCTGCTATTTATATTCAGGACCTGCGCACAAATGCGCGTACGCAGCTTACTTCGTTTCGTGGCTTGAACAGTTCGCCAGCATTTTCACCGGATGGCACCAAGATGGCCATGGTGTTGTCAAAGGACGGCAGCCCTGATATTTATGTAATGGATTTGGCGACTGAAAATTTGCAGCGCATAACAAATCACTTTGCCATCGACACCGAGCCAGCGTGGATGCCGGACGGGAAGTCGATTGTTTTTACCTCTGATCGCGGCGGAAAACCTCAAATCTATAAAGTTGAGCTTAGCAGTGGGTCAGTAGAACGAGTTACATTTGAAGGTGATTATAATGCCAGGGCAAGAGTGCTGGCAGATGGTCTCGGATTAGTCATGGTACATAGGAAGAATGGGAATTTTCACATCGCAGTTATGGATTTAAAGCGTAACCGTGTCGAAATTCTCACTACCACTAATTTGGACGAGTCACCTAGTGTGGCGCCAAACGCCAGTATGCTATTGTACGCTACGCAGTATGATGGCAAAGGCATCTTGGCAGCAGTATCGATAGACGGTGGTGTGAGGTATAAATTGCCGTCGCGATTCGGGGATGTGCGCGAACCGGCTTGGTCGCCTTTTCTTCAATGA